From the Malus domestica chromosome 17, GDT2T_hap1 genome, one window contains:
- the LOC114823129 gene encoding NEDD8-conjugating enzyme Ubc12-like isoform X1: protein MIRLFKVKEKQKETAENAKENGLVKKQSAGELRLHRDISELNMPEECKISFPNGKDDLMDFEITITPYRGYYMGGGFVFTFKVPAVYPHEPPKVKCKTKIYHPNIDLERNTCLNILREDWKPVLNINTVIYGLYHLFMEPNHEDPLNQEAADLLRDNPKLFGLNVRKSIEGNIWVGGAHFPGCKMGDFY from the exons ATGATCAGATTGTTTAAAgtgaaagaaaagcaaaaggaaacagCTGAAAACGCAAAGGAGAATGGTCTCGTAAAGAAGCAAAGCGCAGGAGAATTGCGTCTTCATAGAG ATATAAGTGAGTTGAACATGCCAGAAGAATGCAAGATTTCATTCCCCAATGGAAAGGatgatttgatggactttgaGATTACCATTACACCTTATCGGGGATATTATAT GGGTGGTGGGTTTGTCTTCACGTTTAAAGTTCCCGCAGTCTACCCTCATGAGCCTCCGAAGGTGAAGTGCAAAACCAAG ATCTACCATCCCAACATCGACTTAGAAAGAAACACTTGCCTTAACATTCTTCGGGAAGACTGGAAACCTGTCTTAAATATAAACACTGTTATTTACGGATTGTATCACCTATTCATG GAACCTAACCATGAGGACCCCTTGAATCAAGAAGCAGCTGATCTTTTGAGGGACAATCCAAAATTGTTTGGTTTGAACGTGAGAAAATCGATCGAGGGAAACATATGGGTGGGAGGGGCCCATTTTCCTGGGTGTAAAATGGGTGACTTCTACTGA